The window TGGCCCGGTGGGGATGGGCTGAGGCTCCGCACTGGGCTGCAAGTGGGGCCTGAATAGTCTAGGGCCAGGGCAAAGGCAGAGAGGCCTCCTGGCCGAGGAGCCGGCCTGGCCCCTCCTTGTGTGCACAGGACCCTGAGCCTGGTCACGTACACCGAGCCCCtcgggaggggtggggtgggacagagagaggcacccGGTGTTCCCAGAGTGTGGAATGTGGCACCTGGGGGGAAGCtggccctctcccttcccccactgcagGGACAAGgggcacctccccccccccctcccccattggccCTGGTTCCTGTCAGGCTGGTTTTTCCTCCCCTGGGGACTTGAAGAGGAACACCAGGGGCCATCCAGACCGGCCTGCCCTGCCCTACATTTTATGGGTTCCCACTTGTGGAAAGTGACGAGATGAGCAGTCACAGAGGCAGCCAGACCTGGGCTGGGTCCCTCTGCCACCACCCACCTGGCCTGAGCAAGCTCTTCAGAGCATGGCCAGTATTTTTTGTCTTCGTCCTTCACGACCCAGGCTCACTCCTAGGCTCCCAGGACTACATTCAGGCTCTCTTTACCTGTAATGATCTCAGCAGACCCGAAACTGgtctccccaccccagaccaCGCCCCCCTCCCTTGTCCCACCAGCACCCCCCTACCTGGAACCTGCAGCAATTTTCTAAAGCATACATTTGACTATGTATGCCTTAGATACTATTTAGATACTATTAAATACATATGACTATGTATTTAATCACATCGCTGATTAAAATAATCTCCCATTGTCTTCAGGATCAAGTCCATCTCATTGGCTGAGCTGACAgacccttcctcccacccctgccctgacCCCTGTCCTCCCTCACATAGTCCGGCAGGACTGAATTGCCAGTGGTTCTCCAAGCTGGCCAAAGTGATTTCATTCTTCCAGGCCCCTGTTCCCTTGCCCCCTGCCTGATAAACACCTACTAGTCTTTTAGCCTCTTGCTCAAGGGTCGTGCCCCCTTAGGAAAGCTGTCTCGATGCTCCCAGGAGGAAATGAATGCTCTCCCTTTGCCCCCACTTGCTCCTGTGCAGACACGATTCCCAGCACCGACACACTTGATTATACTGGTCTGTTTGAGGCCTAAACGCCTACTGGCTCAACAGTTCTAGAAAGATGGCCCACATAGTGGCTACTCGCTCCCACACCTCTAGAAATCCTCCCAGTTATTTCAGAAGGTCCCCAGAGGGACGCCCCCATGTGCTGACAAGGTGGCTGCTGACCATAGGCTCATGTGGGGTAcactctgcttctccccagctctgGCCCCACCGGTCCACGTGCACTACCTGGGGTCAACATCCGTGTCCATGCTGGCAGGCCTTGTCTGGGTGCTTCTAAAGCTCCTGGTCCTTGGGGAGCTAGAGCAGgggtctcccccaccctccctgtttCACCTCATCAGGCCCGAAGGAGCCCTCCTGCACCCAGACTCTCTCCAAGTCCCTCTTGAAAAGTTTCTGCCACATCTTCCCTTCTACCCTCTGGCTTCATAAAGAGGGAAAACCCGTGCAAGGGACcccgggggtggggacaggactTAGAAAGCTTTTTGGGGGGGCTGTCTTTTCCCCACATCTGCTGCTCCCCTTTCCGAAACTTCCTCTCTAGTGTATGAGTGAGACAAGGACGTCAGTGGTGTGTGGATGGAGGGGAAGAGGCATTTACTCtattaaataaaatcagttcTAAATGTCCATCATGTAGCGTTTCTTAAGAAATTATTgcctgctggggcgcctgggtggctcagtcggtaggcgtccaactcttgatttcggctcaggtcatgatctcatcgttcgtgagtttgagcccccgcatcaggctctgtgctggcagtgtggagcctgcttcagattctctctctccctctgcgcctccccagcttgtcctctctctttctctctctgtctctctcaaaataaataaacttaaaaaaaaattattgcctaTTAATGCGTAACATGAAACAAGTTACACGTAAATGCATCCTTGTAAAAATTAGAAcagcagatggggcgcctgggtggctcagtcggttgggcgtccgacttcaactcaggtcatgacctcacaccttatgggttcgagccctgcgtcgggttctgtgctgacagctcagagcctgaagcctgcttcggattctgtgtctccttctctgaccctcccccgctcgtgttctgtctctcaaaaataaataaacattaaaaattaaaaaaaaaattacaacagcAGAGATAAGTATGGGTTGCCTTCACTCAGCTTCTCTCCAAGGAAATCCTTGTCTTCGGTCTGGAGCACGTCCTCCCGCACCTGTGTGCTTACATGTGTATTCATATGCATACGGAGAAAtagccatctttttttaaaatgtttatttatttttgagagagagagtgacagagcatgagcgggggagggacagagagggagacacagaatcggaagcaggctccaggctctgagctctcagcacagagcccaacgcggcgCTCGaaccccaaactgtgagatcatgacctgagccgaagtcagacgcttaactgactgaaccacccagatgccccccgaGGTCCACTACTTACCTTTAGGACCTTGGTCAAgtttttaacctctttgagcctcagctgATCCTCAGGCCGGATCAGCTTTTCTTGTGACATATGGATTGTTAATTCATAGGTGTCACCTGAGAAAAGATTCCATGGTCCAGTATATTTGGTAAATTCTGGTTGGACaaagttaaataataatacttataatacataataatatatatcattataagTATTATTATATAATCATATCAATATATTGTTACAAGTAAATGATAATTAACAACACATACACTATTTATTATATAACGATTGTTGATTATTGTGATATTACTATttcataattaaattatataataactttttttgagtgcttactatttGTCAGACACCCTTACAAGgatcatctcatttaaccctgAAAACAACCCCATAAAGGAGGTTActattattatctgtattttacaaatgACGGACTAAGGTCATCAGAGCCTTTGGTACCACGCATTGTCACTCTCTAAGAGGGAGTGGGGACAAGCAGTATTTCTGATGTTTGTCAGTGGATCCCCTTTTCCCAAAGGGATGTCATGGTGCGGGGGCTTTGTAGACATGAGGTGGGGGAGGTTGGGCAGGATCCGGTCTGGGATTCTTTCATGCTTTAACATTCCCTTCCCACTCCTGAcactgtgtgcccctcccctggagGCGAGGGAACCTTGGCGTGGGGACCAGGGCTTGGGAAGGGAGCTCCTCGGTCAGGTTTTGCCCTCCAGCAGCCAGGGGCCGATCAGAGACTCAGGGCCGTGGGCAGTCCGTTACTGAATGGGAACAGCAGCTTGACCCCTCAGTTACATCTCTGGGGACAGCAGCCCGTACAGGTTGTTAGCTCCTGAGTTCTTGATGTACCAGAGAACTGGTCCAAAGCCACGCAGCTCAGGGTGGAaggtgctgggcactgttctggctggggagcaggggaaggggattcttcctgaccaccccccccTTGCATTTCAGCCTGGGGTTTACTGCCCTTGGGGTTGGTATAAGATTTTGGAAATGGGACCCAAAGGAGTTGTTCTGGAGCTGCGGCTTCGTTGGAAGGGAGAGTGGAGCCCTTGTCCCACCCCAGGGCCCCGGCCGCCGGGCTGAGGGGTGAGAGGCTGGAAGCCAGGCTCTGACACATCCAGCTATGGATCTGCCAAGTCATTGTCCCTCttggagcctctgttttctcctctgtaagatGGGCTGGGCTGCTGTGAGGATCCAATCAGACCTGAAAAGATGTAGGCTGTACTCCCCTCAGTCAGTTGTTATGATTATGGCCCTGGGGCTCGCACGGGGCACTCTAAGCTCCTCTGGAGTTTTGGGAGCTCACAACCCCTtaatatttgggggtggggggctttggTCCTATTCTTTTGTTTCCTAACACAAAGCCCCTTCCCAAAGCCTCCTATCAAGCCAGAAGAACAGAGATTCCAGCTCGGGCTTGGTGTTCCTAGCAACCATCTGGCCCATGAAGAGTAGGCCTCCTTCTCTGGGTCAAATAAAGAGTGACTCACCTCAGCCCAGCCCTGGCGGCTACAACCTTTGTGAAGGCCCTGCCACACCCTGCTTTCATGGCCTGCCTTGGGTCACACCCATCTTCTTTTCACCTTTGGGCACCCCAGACCCACTTACAGGTCTGATTCACTAATTTAAACAGCCTCAGGCTGGccttcctgagtggctcagggcTCTTGCTGGTGGGTTAGGGGTATGTGTAGGCGGTTTCCTGTCCCCTGCTCCTGGCTATAAGTTGGTGGCTGGAAGGCAGTTTGTTGGGGACTGGTTTCAGAGGCCTTCCTTTAGCCACAGGGGACCCAGGTGATATGTAGAAAGGAGGACTGAGATTTcacgggggaaactgaggcacgttGATGGGAAGTGACTGGCCCATCTCCCTAACAGCATCTCAGAAGGGCTTAGGGCCTCGGTCCTGTGACTGAGTGACCGCTCTGACCTAGGGAACCATGGAGACATTTCTGAGGAGGGGTGAGGTCCTTGCGGACAGGAATTGGGGTGAGGCGCAGGCAGTGTCTGGCAGGGGGCCCGGCCTTCCCAAGCGATGAAGAACAGGTGGAATTGTTGAGCGGGATGAAGAGGGGTGAAGAGCGGGGCTGGGGGCTGTGTGTGGAGACGAGGGCTCCTTCCCCTATGATCCAAGCTCTTCACTCCGGCCATGAGAACTTCCGGAGAGCCTGGCAGTTCAGCCATTCGTCCATGTCTGAGGCTCCGGGATTCAGCCTGACACCCTCCTTCCAGATGCTTACACGGAGGGAGGGATTCCACCTCGTTTCTGTCTCTGGGTGGCAGGTGCTACATGTCTCATGGGCAAGTTATTTGCTTCCTTCAGGCTCAGATTCCCCATCATGGATTTCAGGAAAtctgtgttgaatgaatgcatgatttgcgggtggagggtgggggctgtcctggagggggtgggtggtaAGAGGCCCCCAGGGGGTCTGCCCCAGGTGGGGACAGGCTTGAGCCTGGGGTTCCCAAGAAGCCCCATATCGCCCAGCTGCAGAAGCTTCCCAGCAGCCAGCAGCTGTTCTCAGGAGCCTCCTCTcggccctccccatcccccccccccccccccccccgcacaggCCCCGCCCCAGCTCCAGCCCCGGGATTTGTGTGGCTCCAGCGGGCCAGCAgctcccctcctctctgggaaagagagggagtcagGGTGTGGGTGATCCCCACGGGGCTGTAATTCCAAGTGGGGTGTAGGAATCTCCTGAATGTACTGGAAGGAAGGGTTAACTTAGACCCCCAAGGAAGGGGCTTCAGAACATAATTCCAGAGGGGGCCTCTgagtgatggggggagggggaggactgGGTATATGAGTCTACTGTCGGAAGGACTTAATTCCTGGAGGGGGTGTCAAACCTGGGGAAATCTTAATCGGGGAGGCCCAGAATGTGACTGGGAGGGTGTCCTTGTGTGTGATGGGGTGAAGAAGGGAAGGAGTGTGACAGGAGGTGCTCCGTCGGGGCTCTggagtgggcaggggtggggcacttcgaggggggagggtgggggtgggggtgaacaCTGTCTCAGGCCCCTGGGAGGGAAGAGCTGGAGGCAGAGCCGCCAGGAATCGACCAATGGGGAGAGTGCCCGTATTTGCACTCAGGAGCTTGCAAATTCCTCGGGGCTCAGATATCTGCCCTgacgccctcccccctccccctctccctgccccgcccgCCCAGGGCATAAAAGGCGCCAGGTGAGGCCCTCGCCACTCCTCCCGCCAAGCGATACACCTCGGGTTACTGAACTATTCCCGCTGCGTCCCCATGGCTTCCTACGCTTACCGCCAGTTGGCCACCACCTCGTCCCTCGGGGGCCCGGGCAGCGGCTCCCTGCGCTTCGCGGCGGGAAATGTCTTCCGCGCGCCCAGCATCCATGGGGGTTCGGGCGGCCGCGGCGTGTCCGTGTCCTCCGCCCGCTTCGTGTCCTCGTCCTCCGGGGGCTACGGCAGCAGCTTTGCGGGCGGCCTGGCCGGGTCCGACGGCCTCCTCTCCGGCAACGAGAAGCTCACCATGCAGAACCTTAACGACCGGCTGGCCTCCTACCTGGACAAGGTGCGCGCCCTGGAGGAGGCCAACGGCGACCTGGAGCAGAAGATCCGCGACTGGTATCAGAAGCAGGGGCCCGGGCCCTCCCGAGACTACAGCCACTACTTCAAGACCATCGAGGACCTGCGGGACAAGGTGGGCGGCGGCCCAGCTTCGGGAGGTGCACCTGTCGCGCAGACCCAGCCCCGCGGGCCGGGCGAGGCCCGAAGCGGGCACGGCGAGCACCGGAGCCACCACCCGACAGGGCAGGGCGGTAGCGAGCCCGTTAGGACGTGGGAGGGCctcagggtggggcagagagctgGGGGCAGGTGAGCGGGGGCAGGACAGTGGGACAGGAAGTGGAGGCTGGGgctgagggaagggggtggggtgtgcagcggcagcgggggcggggctggagggtggggaggtCTGGGAAAGGGGGTGCGAAGGAGTAGGAGGAGGTGGGACAAGGCTGTGGGCTGTCCGGAGGTCTGGGCCAGAGGCCGCAGTCACAGACAAGAGTTTGGCCTGGGAGGGACCCATCCGCTGCTGCCCCTGGCGTGGGCCCCTCTGCATTGCATTCCTCTGGTGGGGCAGGTCTGCTTTCCTTCACGCTCCGGCTGGAGCCCCTCCTGCCCCGCCCAAGAGGGCCACCCGGATTTAGGAGGAACTTCTAGGAAGAATGGGAGGGGACAAATGCTGTGGCCTAAAGACCTGGTGAAGGCAGGACACACTCAGAGGCCCCGGGGGTCCTTTTCAGCAATAGTTCTGTGTGGGTGGAgaggcctggggttggggggtgcaCCACAGGTCTTAAAGGGAGCCTCGAGGCCATGCGGAACTGAGACCTCTGCCTTGAAGAAATGTATCAGAAGCCAGTGGGACATTTAATGGTCCCACATGCTGGGTCTCCAAAGCAGGCCCAGCGCCTGCCCTGTGCCCAGCATGGTGCGGGGTGCTAGGGGCATAGAACAGATAGGCCAGACTTCTAGACGAGGGGGGACAGCTAGAGATGTAAACAACAAAGTAGAATACTGCTTGCacactttaaaaattgtaatctgccgtaagaaatacatttcagggTGTACCCCCACACGTTCTCTCTCTGTGATGCACACACCCAAAATGGAAGCAAAGCTTTCTTGAAACAATTCTTACCCTGCTGTGGTCCATCTCTtctcatattttatattctgttcagTTTCATTAAAAAACTATGCAAATCACCACTCACTGTACTGGGTGACTAATGAACCATGACCTGCTCTTTGAAAAACATGAACCCAAGTACCATAATCAATGATATGAATATGCCCATCACATCAGAGGGACCTCAGATGGGGGTCAATTTGGACAAGGACTCCTGAAGTTCATTTCCACCTCTGTAAGATAGGCATACCCACTGACCTGGCATGAAAGATGAAGCgcaaagtgcttggcacataatagatgctcaacacACGGGAATTCGCTTTCCTAAAGCAGATTGTGCTTTGCACTGGGGGTTCAGAGAAAGGTAACCCAATACGCCATCTGGTTTGCAGATCATTAGCATCTGCCTCCCGACCATTTAGAGTACAGGTCTCAGATGCTTTCCTCCCAGACTTACCTCTGCCCTCCCACACCTGTCCCCTACCCCCTGGCTCAGCAGTCCCTGACCACGGTTTCTCCTGCTCTAGCTCCTGGGCAGGGACTGACTTCAAGACCTCCCAGAGAGCAGGCCAATGGTCAGCTGAGTCTCTAGGGGGTAGGGGCACACccatttgttttcctctgtcttctgggAAGAAAGTGGGTGGACAGAGCCAATATGCTGAGCTGGTGCCAAcctcctgcctctgtcttccaGATTCTCGGTGCCACCATCGAGAACTCCAAGATCGTCCTGCAGATTGACAATGCCCGTCTGGCTGCCGATGACTTCCGAACCAAGTGAGTATGTGTTTGCCCTGGAGGGCTGCAGAGGGGGCAATGCCAGGCCCTTTGGGGGCTCGGGGCAGCGGGGGACTGCTCTCTGTCCTCGCTCACCCCAGCTGGCCTGGAGTAAGCCCCACCACCTCCACGGACTCCTGAACCATGATGGGAGATGGGAACTCTGCAGGGGTTCGGAGGAAACGCTGGCCTGACTGCACCTATTTCCTCTGAAAGGCTTGAGATGGAGCAAGCCCTGCGCCAGAGCGTGGAGGCCGACATCAACGGCCTGCGCAGGGTGCTGGACGAGCTGACCCTGGCCAGGACCGACCTGGAGATGCAGATCGAAGGGCTGAAGGAGGAGCTGGCCTTCCTGAAGAAGAACCACGAGGAGGTGGGTGTCAGGCTGTGCCTCCTGTCCAACCCACTCCAGCTTTCCAGGGCTGAGGACACTTTTTTGTCCTGTATCCTCTTGACCATGGCCGCACTTGCTGTACCCTCGGCATGGCCCCGGGCATGGAGCAGGGCTTCCGGGGGTTCCAGCAGCGGATGGAGGCCACCTCGTCTGTCCTGCGGTGGTGGTTCCTGGTCTGCACCTGAAAATCAAGCCCTTTCCGCCTGGGGGACGGGGGAGTGACTTGGCCCAGGcccagcaggctctgggctccaacaTGCCCATCTCTGCTGTGTCTTTCCAGGAAGTCAGTGCCCTGAGGGGCCAGGTGGGTGGCCAGGTCAGCGTGGAGGTGGATTCCGCTCCGGGGATCGACCTTGCCAAGATCCTGAGTGACATGAGAGGCCAATATGAGGTCATGGCTGAGAAAAACCGAAAGGATGCTGAAGACTGGTTCACCAGCCGGGTACGGCGAGGGGAGCGGGTGCCCTctggggaggtggcagggagagagggcttTGTGCTCTCAGACAGAGGTCTGCCTCAGTGCTGActccttctgcctcctctctTATTGCAGATGGAGGAGCTGAATCAGGAGGTGGCCGGCCACACAGAGCAGCTGCAGATGAGCAAGACGGAGGTCACCGAACTGCGGCGCACCCTCCAGGGTCTGGAGATTGAGCTGCAGTCGCAGCTAAGCATGGTTTGTGCCCCCTGCCCCGTGGGATGCATGCCGGGGCCCTCGCAGCCTTGCGCAGCCCGGGCCGTGGCTGTGCCCATGCCGTCTCTGGGAACCGGTCTCCGCTGagtctcttccctctccctgctctcagaAAGCCGCCCTGGAAGGCACGCTGGCGGAAACAGAGGCCCGCTTTGGAGCCCAGCTGGCCCAGATCCAGGCTCTGGTCAGCAGTATGGAAGCCCAGCTGAGCGACGTGCGTGCGGACACTGAGCGGCAGAACCAGGAGTACCAGCAGCTCATGGACATCAAGTCACGGCTGGAGCAGGAGATCGCCACCTACCGCAGCCTGCTGGAGGGCCAGGACTCCCACTACAACAACCTGCCCACCTTTAAGGCTCTCTGAGTCCGGCAGCCTCCTACTGTCCCGCAGAGAGGTTCCCCTGGGGAGGGGCGTGTGGGAAGGGACGGGCCCTACCCCCAGCTCTTTCCCTGACCTGCCAATAAAGCTTTATGACCCAAGGGAGGAAGGATGTTGGGTTTGTTATCTCAGCCCATAGAGATGGGCCAGGACTTGGTCCTGTTAAGGTTTTATTTGGATCAGAGGGCACCCTGTCCTaagagagggaaggggtggggtacACGCTAACTCCTACGGTCATGGTAATTCCTGTTTGCGGAACTTTTCATTTATCAAACCTGTTCCTTGAAACAAGCTTGTgatgggggctcagttggttgagcgtccgacttcggctccggtcatgatctcacggttcgtgggttcaagccccacatcgggctctgtgctgacagctcagagcagcctgcttcagattctgtgtctccctctctctctgcccctcccctgctcgaattctgtctcctctcaaaaaaaatgtagaaagaaactTGTGAAGCAAGCATtgctcccattttatagagggaTAAACTAAggatcagagaggtgaagtggtTTGTTGTGTGTGTAACTGTTCCAACATGGCAAAGGTGGGATTTgaaacagtgttttgtttttttttcaaatttagttttttttaatgtttatttttgagagacagagtacgagtgggggaggggtagagagagagggagacacagaatccgaagcagactccaggctctgagccgtcagcacagagcccgactcagggttccaacttgtgaaccgtgagatcatggcctgagccgaagtcggaacataacctactgagccacccaggtgcccccagagttaGTTTTCTTTCCACTTTACTCCCTCATGGGtgggtgtgtgtatttgtgtgtcggaaattaatgtttatttgagcaCTTAGTATGTGCCATTTAATCAAACAACCCTCAAAGGTAGTTAAGTAGGAGTACGCGTCGTATAGAGCAGGAAACGGGGAAGTcaggtaacttgtccaaggtcacagagtgtCTCGGTTTCCTGCTTACTAGCTCGCCGGGCCACCTTGTACCCCAGTCTCCTAGGATTTGACACTCCCTTGTGCTGGGTCCTCAGTACCTTCGGGTCTTGTTCCGTGTGAAGTCCTAGGACCGGGATCCCTTGGGGGCAGCTCCTCTTGATAACATTTCTTCACCAAGCCAGGAACGGGGGCAGGCATCCCACTGAGAAGGCTGAAGAGAGTGTACCTGTTGGTGTGCatctgtgtgcgtgcgtgcgctaACACATTCATGCATTTCTGGGCAGCCCCACATAAGCCCCCTACGCCCACCAGCTCATAcctgggcccagagcctggaatgGGACCCGGCCGTAACCTGGACCTCCCGCACAGACCCCCAACCTGGCTTGCCTGAGGCTGGTCCCAGGCCAGCAAAAGAACGTAAGTCCCAGCTTCCTGGTAGAACTCTGCCCTTGTGGGGGTGTGGTCTTGCCCCTGTGGTTTACAGTTCAGCTGCCAAGAATTGAGGCCAATTAAAGGTAAATAAGTACTTCCCCTTGGCTGAGAGGTTCAGCCTGAGTGGGTCTGTTAGGTCCCAGGGATCTGCCTGATGGCAGGTCCGCTCTGTGAAGGAGAGGGTCAGGTGAGGAGCACtctaccccctgcccccagaagGGCTCCTGTAGGGGACTGAACTGGACACTTGTCTGCTGTGTGTATCCCGCACTGTGCTAAGGAGCCTGGGATCCAGGCATACCCCGTGCTGATGATCCTGAGGTGGTGGTATTTCTAGTTTTCCGTGGGTCTTAGAGGGGTTTGTTAGCTTGCTATAAGTCAGAACTGGGGACCCCAGAGTTCAGATCTCTCTCAGGGTCTGAAGCCCCTCTGCCACCTCCCTAGCTGTTCTGCCCTGGCCTCCAGCATCTATGACCACTCCCCACgctcccaccccctccacctcaCTTAACGTTGGAGGCCTGGCCTCACTTGGAGGCTGGGTCTATCCAGAGATTTCTGTCCCCTGTTCCTGAAAGCCTCTGTTGTCACAGCTGAAACCCTCCCCTATGCCTCAGAGGCCCCTGGAATGTGGTGTGGGGCGGGTC of the Neofelis nebulosa isolate mNeoNeb1 chromosome 16, mNeoNeb1.pri, whole genome shotgun sequence genome contains:
- the KRT19 gene encoding keratin, type I cytoskeletal 19; the encoded protein is MASYAYRQLATTSSLGGPGSGSLRFAAGNVFRAPSIHGGSGGRGVSVSSARFVSSSSGGYGSSFAGGLAGSDGLLSGNEKLTMQNLNDRLASYLDKVRALEEANGDLEQKIRDWYQKQGPGPSRDYSHYFKTIEDLRDKILGATIENSKIVLQIDNARLAADDFRTKLEMEQALRQSVEADINGLRRVLDELTLARTDLEMQIEGLKEELAFLKKNHEEEVSALRGQVGGQVSVEVDSAPGIDLAKILSDMRGQYEVMAEKNRKDAEDWFTSRMEELNQEVAGHTEQLQMSKTEVTELRRTLQGLEIELQSQLSMKAALEGTLAETEARFGAQLAQIQALVSSMEAQLSDVRADTERQNQEYQQLMDIKSRLEQEIATYRSLLEGQDSHYNNLPTFKAL